The proteins below are encoded in one region of Hordeum vulgare subsp. vulgare chromosome 3H, MorexV3_pseudomolecules_assembly, whole genome shotgun sequence:
- the LOC123441200 gene encoding pectin acetylesterase 5-like, whose product MHPLSSSASASASAAPATHRLRLCWRRLGRRGAAGAFAFAFALLAAAFFLTPSRDASARSTTSYPSYGHRLPTLVDLTLVAGAREKGAVCLDGTPPGYHWLPGFGDGSDKWLLHLEGGSWCRNLTWCAQRKQTNLGSSDHMERRAEFVGILSDDELQNPDFYNWNKVKVRYCDGASFSGNVEEEFQDGTQFFFRGQRIWDAVMSELLSKGLSHAKEAFLTGCSAGGLSTYIHCDDFRALVPKASTVKCLADGGFFLDVEDISGRRYMRGFYNDVARLQDLRKKFPHCSSDMEPGQCIFPREVAKGIRTPMFILNPAYDVWQVEHVLSPDGSDPENLWQNCRLDITKCDSKQLKTLQGFRKELLDAISEFKKKKEWGMFINSCYIHCQSMNSLTWHSPSAPRINNKTIAESVGEWFFDRREVKKIDCEYPCNPTCHNAVLDQPYKEE is encoded by the exons ATGCatcccctctcctcctccgcctcggccTCGGCCTCCGCCGCGCCGGCGACGCACCGCCTGCGCCTCTGCTGGCGCCGCCTCGGCCGCCGCGGCGCCGCCGGGGCCTTCGCCTTCGCCTTCGCGCTCCTCGCCGCAGCATTCTTCCTCACCCCATCCCGCGACGCCTCCGCCCGGTCCACCACATCCTACCCGTCCTACGGCCACCGGCTCCCCACGCTCGTCGACCTCACCCTCGTCGCCGGCGCCAGGGAGAAGGGCGCCGTGTGCCTGGACGGGACCCCGCCTGGGTACCACTGGCTCCCGGGGTTCGGGGACGGGTCCGACAAGTGGCTCCTCCACTTGGAG GGTGGAAGCTGGTGCAGGAACCTGACATGGTGCGCTCAGCGCAAGCAGACAAATCTAGGTTCCTCTGACCACATGGAAAGGCGGGCTGAGTTCGTCGGCATCTTGAGCGACGACGAACTGCAGAATCCAG ACTTTTACAATTGGAATAAAGTGAAGGTAAGGTATTGTGATGGTGCATCATTTTCTGGGAATGTCGAAGAGGAATTTCAG GATGGCACCCAATTCTTTTTCAGAGGTCAACGTATCTGGGATGCAGTTATGAGTGAACTTTTATCGAAGGGTCTATCACATGCTAAAGAG GCTTTTCTTACGGGCTGCTCGGCTGGTGGTCTATCCACTTACATTCACTGTGATGACTTCCGTGCACTTGTACCAAAGGCGTCTACTGTTAAGTGTCTTGCCGATGGTGGTTTCTTTCTTGACGT GGAAGACATTTCGGGGAGAAGATATATGCGTGGATTCTATAATGACGTTGCTCGTCTacag GATCTGCGGAAAAAGTTTCCTCATTGCAGTTCAGATATGGAGCCAGGACAG TGCATTTTTCCACGGGAAGTCGCAAAAGGCATCCGCACCCCAATGTTCATTCTCAATCCAGCATATGATGTTTGGCAG GTTGAACACGTCTTGTCTCCAGATGGGTCTGACCCTGAAAATTTGTGGCAAAATTGCAGATTAGATATTACTAAGTGTGATTCCAAACAGCTCAAAACTCTCCAAG GTTTCAGGAAAGAGTTGCTTGATGCTATAAGTGAATTCAAGAAGAAAAAGGAGTGGGGCATGTTCATTAACTCCTGCTATATACACTGtcaatcaatgaactccttgactTGGCACTCTCCATCTGCCCCTAGAATTAACAACAAG ACAATCGCTGAATCGGTGGGAGAATGGTTCTTTGACCGGAGAGAAGTGAAGAAAATCGACTGTGAATACCCCTGCAACCCGACATGCCACAACGCAGTCCTCGACCAACCTTACAAGGAAGAATGA